One region of Gossypium raimondii isolate GPD5lz chromosome 6, ASM2569854v1, whole genome shotgun sequence genomic DNA includes:
- the LOC105773272 gene encoding uncharacterized protein LOC105773272, whose translation MAQEARLKLRMQKELKLLLVDPPHGASFPTLSSQSDITDLSSIHAQIEGPEETVYSKGIFKIKIQIPERYPLQPPIVTFATPIYHPNIDNGGRICLDILNLPPKGAWQPSLNISTVLTSIRLLLSEPNPDDGLMCEASREYKYNRQAFDQKARSMTEKYAKAGAGESSCSYQCTETKVDSTMVEVQGLDLASNHGALELSPSNKRTHGISQKLSLESTILNKKKDADRKVPNHNLFLSASGTQMECKRKREKENDVLSGYNLNHEKVNGKGRKSSSIVSGQCKDDFDNKENVDPNYLSSLYQHQASSESSFSQASHNQQLDLHEDGNSANSSTKSSSKLCQSQKDPFGSMEPMQTFEKVKILGTVEESHVDRAENISANKKTEKLSSVGKKLSLGLKGSSHRQQVNNKENVMPVQNLPYSKPQTLEKKGLGRKLSLIPSTQQLQQGCRGDQKPQSHQVVQSMQADVEVKEKGAEEMEQESSISEKVVVLDSEDSEGENQTAPLRWRVPLAARKRLGRWRV comes from the exons atgGCTCAAGAAGCAAGGCTAAAACTAAGAATGCAAAAGGAGCTGAAGCTCCTTCTTGTCGATCCTCCTCATGGCGCTTCCTTTCCTACCCTCTCTTCACAATCTGATATTACTGATCTCTCTTCCATCCACGCCC AAATAGAAGGTCCTGAAGAAACTGTTTACAGCAAAGGAATCTTCAAGATTAAGATTCAGATACCTGAAAG GTATCCGCTTCAGCCTCCGATTGTGACTTTTGCGACGCCAATTTATCACCCGAACATCGATAATGGAGGTCGAATTTGCCTTGACATTCTCAATCTTCCTCCCAAG GGGGCATGGCAACCATCATTGAACATTTCAACAGTGCTTACAAGTATAAGGCTATTGCTCAGCGAACCAAATCCTGATGATGGCCTAATGTGTGAAGCA AGTAGGGAATACAAATATAATAGACAAGCTTTTGACCAAAAAGCACGATCAATGACTGAAAAATATGCCAAGGCTGGAGCTGGAGAAAGCAGTTGTAGCTATCAATGCACGGAAACTAAAGTTGATTCAACGATG GTGGAAGTTCAAGGATTGGACCTAGCATCAAACCATGGTGCTCTGGAGCTTAGTCCTAGCAATAAAAGAACACATGGCATTAGCCAAAAGTTATCACTGGAATCTACAATcttaaacaagaaaaaagatgCTGACCGGAAGGTGCCTAATCACAACTTATTTCTCTCGGCATCGGGAACTCAAATGGAATGTAAGCGAAAAAGAGAGAAGGAAAATGATGTGTTGAGCGGATACAACCTTAACCATGAAAAAGTTAATGGAAAGGGGCGGAAATCATCTTCGATAGTGTCTGGTCAGTGCAAGGACGATTTTGATAACAAGGAGAATGTGGACCCAAATTACCTATCATCACTCTACCAACATCAAGCTTCCTCTGAATCCTCATTTTCTCAGGCTAGCCACAATCAACAACTTGACCTGCATGAAGATGGTAATTCAGCAAACAGCAGCACAAAGAGCAGTTCAAAGCTATGCCAAAGCCAGAAAGATCCATTTGGGTCTATGGAACCAATGCAAACAtttgaaaaagtgaaaattcttGGGACAGTTGAAGAGAGTCATGTTGACAGAGCCGAAAACATCTCTGCCAATAAAAAAACTGAGAAGCTTAGTTCAGTAGGTAAAAAGCTTTCACTGGGACTCAAAGGCTCATCACATAGACAACAGGTGAACAACAAAGAGAATGTGATGCCGGTTCAAAACTTGCCATATTCAAAGCCCCAAACTCTTGAAAAAAAGGGGCTTGGTCGTAAGCTATCTTTAATTCCTTCAACACAACAACTGCAACAGGGATGCAGGGGTGACCAGAAGCCGCAGTCTCATCAAGTTGTTCAAAGCATGCAAGCTGATGTGGAGGTAAAGGAGAAAGGAGCAGAAGAAATGGAACAAGAATCTTCAATATCTGAAAAGGTAGTAGTGCTAGATAGTGAAGACAGCGAGGGGGAAAATCAGACTGCCCCATTGAGGTGGAGAGTGCCACTAGCAGCTAGGAAGCGCCTTGGGAGGTGGAGAGTTTAA
- the LOC105773273 gene encoding uncharacterized protein LOC105773273, whose product MASFICISLSPPSITLAPPSTTSTSSSYTSTGVICRYPLAFRVSNGHQRSRRKTRHVVCMAPEEEKLTRRNPLDFPIEWERPKPGRRPDIFPQFSPMKTPLPPPMPYDPPEEDEEEEEKKEEEEEDPEKEEEPENPDKQ is encoded by the exons ATGGCATCTTTCATTTGCATCTCCTTATCCCCTCCGTCCATAACCCTAGCGCCGCCCTCAACCACCTCCACCTCTTCTTCTTACACTTCCACGGGTGTCATTTGCAGATACCCCCTCGCCTTTAGAGTCTCTAATGGCCATCAACGGAGCAGGAGAAAGACACGTCATGTGGTTTGTATGGCTCCCGAGGAAGAGAAATTGACTCGCCGCAATCCCCTCGATTTCCCCATT GAGTGGGAGAGGCCTAAACCCGGGCGTAGACCTGATATATTTCCTCAATTTAGCCCTATGAAGACACCATTACCACCACCAATGCCATACGATCCTccggaagaagatgaagaagaggaagaaaagaaagaggaagaGGAGGAAGATCCTGAAAAGGAAGAAGAACCCGAGAATCCTGACAAACAATAG